One window of Manihot esculenta cultivar AM560-2 chromosome 17, M.esculenta_v8, whole genome shotgun sequence genomic DNA carries:
- the LOC110604885 gene encoding uncharacterized protein LOC110604885: MNANVSPAYAKKLQARGKSPGWAAFDLKQRQEQSLQLQQVGDDPFPPLPTTSTTSIRSCGNPPSNNGFFAGSCSSKPAFAVNRLKELHSWADESLIEDVMASVNNDTDKATVFLKEMISTDNCEENGEANYFSNCEDESVLTSDLAAETADLSSTLEDSLHAATNTKLNLGHLRSSPVEPEWEQQDVYLNHRRNALRMMRLAARHSRAVTNAFQRGDHFSAQQHSSKARKEWLDAERLNAKAAKRILTITNSENNPWKLDLHGLHAAEAVKALQEHLNKIETLLPRDQPVSPGRFKTLEPFSSIDMENLDKQQTGSRHRTASLLVITGVGNHSRGEAAIPTAVRSFLSENRYHFDEARPGVISVRAKFRHPRMIS; this comes from the exons ATGAACGCTAATGTGAGCCCGGCTTATGCCAAAAAGTTGCAGGCGAGAGGTAAGTCCCCTGGTTGGGCTGCCTTTGACCTCAAGCAGCGTCAGGAACAAAGTCTTCAACTTCAACAAGTCGGCGATGATCCTTTTCCACCTCTACCAACCACGAGCACCACCTCTATTCGATCCTGTGGAAACCCACCGAGCAACAATGGTTTTTTTGCAGGGTCTTGTTCATCT AAACCTGCTTTTGCCGTCAATCGTCTTAAAGAACTTCACAGCTGGGCTGACGAAAGCTTGATCGAGGATGTCATGGCCTCTGTGAATAATGATACTGATAAGGCCACAGTTTTCTTAAAAGAGATGATTTCTACTGACAACTGCGAGGAAAATGGGGAAGCAAACTATTTCTCTAACTGTGAAGATGAGAGTGTTTTGACCTCAGACCTTGCTGCAGAGACAGCTGATCTGAGCTCTACTCTAGAGGATTCTCTTCATGCTGCTACAAACACTAAACTAAATCTGGGGCACTTGAGATCCTCTCCTGTTGAGCCTGAATGGGAACAGCAAGATGTTTACTTGAACCATCGAAGAAACGCACTAAGGATGATGAGGTTAGCAGCTCGGCATTCCAGAGCAGTCACTAATGCCTTTCAGAGAGGAGATCATTTTTCTGCCCAACAGCACTCATCAAAGGCTCGTAAGGAATGGTTGGATGCTGAAAGACTCAATGCTAAGGCAGCTAAGCGAATTCTGACTATAACAAACAGTGAAAATAACCCATGGAAGTTGGATTTGCATGGTCTTCATGCAGCAGAAGCTGTTAAAGCCTTGCAAGAACATCTAAATAAAATTGAGACACTCCTTCCAAGGGATCAACCAGTATCACCAGGTAGATTCAAGACACTTGAGCCCTTTAGTAGCATAGACATGGAAAACTTGGATAAACAACAGACAGGATCTAGGCATAGAACAGCTTCATTACTAGTGATCACAGGTGTAGGAAATCACAGTCGGGGTGAAGCTGCAATCCCAACAGCAGTGAGAAGTTTCCTTAGTGAAAACAGATATCACTTTGATGAAGCAAGGCCTGGTGTAATTTCTGTTCGCGCCAAATTCCGTCACCCACGAATGATCAGTTAA